In one Streptomyces sp. NBC_01288 genomic region, the following are encoded:
- a CDS encoding glycoside hydrolase family 43 protein — translation MATDPVGEPMRLPDMPLHDPFVVADDTTRTYHLYTSNDPSVSGVEGVGTMVYRSDDLRDWTRPAVVFLAAEQPDLWAGDGGWAPEVHAWDGRYYLFTTLHDEGSPLPVPPTGRWGTPFQLANHRRGTITAVSESLLGPFTSVDPARPTPPEHLMTLDGTLYVDPSGQPWMVYAHEWLQTVDGTMEAIRLAPDLTGTMGDPVFLFKASDAPWIGEEIPAGAPHQLPPYVTDGPQLYRTPDGSLLMLWSTYEKNVLGADGTLTGGYVQTYAVSKSGVINGPWEQRRPLVREDSGHGMLFRTFEGRLMMILHRPFENARGKVYEMEVVGDELRVLRQRTDLDGGG, via the coding sequence ATGGCGACCGATCCCGTGGGCGAGCCGATGCGGCTTCCCGACATGCCGTTGCACGATCCGTTCGTCGTCGCCGACGACACGACCCGCACCTATCACCTCTACACGTCCAACGACCCGTCCGTGTCGGGTGTGGAGGGCGTCGGCACGATGGTCTACCGCAGTGATGACCTGCGCGACTGGACGCGTCCCGCGGTGGTGTTCCTGGCGGCGGAGCAGCCCGATCTCTGGGCGGGCGACGGCGGTTGGGCGCCGGAGGTGCACGCCTGGGACGGCAGGTACTACCTGTTCACCACACTGCACGACGAGGGCAGTCCGCTTCCCGTACCCCCAACCGGCCGCTGGGGCACGCCGTTTCAGCTCGCGAACCACCGGCGGGGCACGATCACGGCCGTGTCCGAATCCCTGCTGGGCCCCTTCACTTCGGTCGATCCCGCGCGCCCCACCCCGCCCGAACACCTCATGACCCTGGACGGCACGCTGTACGTCGACCCGTCCGGGCAGCCGTGGATGGTGTACGCGCACGAGTGGTTGCAGACCGTCGACGGCACGATGGAGGCGATCCGGCTGGCCCCGGACCTGACCGGGACGATGGGCGACCCGGTCTTCCTCTTCAAGGCCTCGGACGCGCCCTGGATCGGCGAGGAGATCCCGGCCGGCGCACCGCATCAACTTCCGCCTTACGTCACGGACGGCCCGCAGTTGTACCGCACCCCCGACGGGTCACTGCTCATGCTGTGGTCGACGTACGAGAAGAACGTGCTCGGCGCGGACGGCACCCTCACCGGGGGTTACGTGCAGACCTACGCCGTCTCCAAGTCCGGTGTGATCAACGGGCCTTGGGAGCAGCGGCGGCCTCTGGTGCGGGAGGACAGCGGGCACGGGATGCTGTTCCGGACGTTCGAGGGCCGGTTGATGATGATCCTGCACCGGCCGTTCGAGAACGCGCGGGGGAAGGTGTACGAGATGGAGGTCGTCGGTGACGAACTGCGGGTGTTGCGGCAGCGCACCGACCTCGACGGCGGCGGATGA
- a CDS encoding carbohydrate ABC transporter permease, with protein sequence MSTLSQRPRPRRQLSLRQGRRGLLYLALLGGGLIWLYPFLWALGSSLKSTDGFFSGGLNPIPSEFHWSNYSEAWTQADFSKFFVNTVLFATGTVIVTLLATSMAGYVLARTDFPGKKIWLGLVGVTLFLPHGYTIIPVFDLIQRLHLLNTLWSVVIVQSAGGMVFGTFLFMGYFTTIDRGLEDAARVDGANFHQIFWRIMLPLSGPMLATVGLFACINAWNSFFIPLVFTLSRPELHTLSVGMFNFIGQNSTAWTLVCAGSVITLLPIVLIFIVLQRFFINGLAGAVKQ encoded by the coding sequence ATGTCCACACTGTCCCAACGCCCGCGCCCGCGTAGGCAGTTGAGCTTGCGCCAAGGCCGACGAGGTCTGCTCTATCTCGCGCTGCTCGGCGGCGGCCTCATCTGGCTCTACCCGTTCCTGTGGGCGCTCGGCAGTTCACTCAAGAGCACCGACGGCTTCTTCTCCGGCGGCCTCAACCCGATCCCGTCCGAGTTCCACTGGTCCAACTACAGCGAGGCCTGGACACAGGCGGATTTCAGCAAGTTCTTCGTCAACACGGTCCTGTTCGCGACCGGCACGGTCATCGTCACCCTGCTCGCCACCTCCATGGCCGGCTACGTCCTGGCCCGCACCGACTTCCCCGGCAAGAAGATCTGGCTCGGCCTGGTCGGGGTGACACTCTTCCTGCCGCACGGCTACACGATCATCCCGGTCTTCGACCTGATCCAGCGCCTCCATCTCCTCAACACCCTCTGGTCGGTGGTCATCGTCCAGTCGGCGGGCGGGATGGTCTTCGGCACCTTCCTCTTCATGGGCTACTTCACGACGATCGACCGGGGGTTGGAGGACGCGGCCCGCGTGGACGGGGCCAACTTCCACCAGATCTTCTGGCGGATCATGCTCCCGCTGTCCGGACCGATGCTGGCGACCGTCGGCCTGTTCGCCTGCATCAACGCCTGGAACAGCTTCTTCATCCCGCTGGTCTTCACCCTCTCCCGCCCCGAACTCCACACCCTGTCCGTGGGCATGTTCAACTTCATCGGCCAGAACTCCACCGCGTGGACCCTGGTGTGCGCGGGCTCGGTCATCACGCTGCTGCCCATCGTCCTGATCTTCATCGTGCTCCAGCGGTTCTTCATCAACGGGCTGGCGGGCGCGGTCAAGCAGTAA
- a CDS encoding carbohydrate ABC transporter permease produces the protein MSLLDTRERKRASPTPPPAAAHPGLGRRIRAAKWSYLYLAPMAVLLLAFVVYPIFASFGYTFYRWNGIGAPGNYVGLANFRQILGDSIFWGAVEHTFVYAFVLVPVQLLLALALALVLNNPKLKFALFFRTVYFIPVVTSAAVVGVVIQLMLANFGDSAGSLLAKTGMTNGHIDWLGDPHTALAVIIAIGIWHTLGYNLVYFLAGLQTIPAELYEAAKLDGCGPVQSFFRITIPMLRQVGVVIVVLAFIGSFQVFDLVQVLTGGGPYFATEVVNTYIYHLAFGGSAGAAAQPDIGLASAASFLYGLLLIVFSALQVLALRGISRRRAAADR, from the coding sequence ATGTCACTTCTTGACACCCGCGAGCGCAAGCGAGCGTCCCCGACCCCACCACCCGCCGCCGCCCACCCCGGACTCGGCCGCCGTATCCGCGCCGCCAAGTGGTCGTACCTCTACCTGGCCCCCATGGCCGTACTGCTACTGGCCTTTGTGGTCTACCCGATCTTCGCGTCCTTCGGCTACACCTTCTACCGCTGGAACGGCATCGGCGCCCCCGGCAACTACGTGGGCCTCGCCAACTTCCGGCAGATCCTCGGCGACAGCATCTTCTGGGGCGCGGTCGAGCACACCTTCGTCTACGCCTTCGTCCTCGTCCCGGTGCAACTCCTGCTGGCGTTGGCGCTCGCGCTCGTGCTGAACAACCCGAAGCTCAAGTTCGCGCTGTTCTTCCGGACCGTGTACTTCATCCCCGTCGTCACCTCGGCCGCGGTCGTCGGCGTCGTCATCCAGCTCATGCTCGCCAACTTCGGTGATTCGGCGGGGAGTCTGCTCGCCAAGACCGGGATGACCAACGGGCACATCGACTGGCTCGGCGACCCGCACACCGCGCTGGCCGTGATCATCGCGATCGGCATCTGGCACACCCTCGGCTACAACCTCGTCTACTTCCTCGCCGGACTCCAGACCATCCCGGCCGAGTTGTACGAGGCGGCGAAGCTCGACGGCTGTGGACCGGTCCAATCCTTCTTCCGCATCACCATCCCGATGCTGCGCCAAGTCGGCGTCGTCATCGTGGTGTTGGCGTTCATCGGCAGCTTCCAGGTCTTCGACCTGGTGCAGGTCCTCACCGGCGGCGGCCCGTACTTCGCCACCGAGGTCGTCAACACCTACATCTACCACCTGGCCTTCGGCGGCTCGGCCGGCGCCGCCGCCCAGCCCGACATCGGCCTGGCCTCCGCCGCCTCGTTCCTCTACGGACTGCTCCTCATCGTGTTCTCCGCGCTCCAGGTCCTCGCCCTGCGCGGGATCAGCCGCCGGCGCGCCGCCGCCGACCGATAA
- a CDS encoding ABC transporter substrate-binding protein, producing the protein MTSSNVSRRGLLRTAALGAGTLALGGGLSACGSGSPSSAADALTYWDWYVTQAPWVDKEIELFEKGHSGVSVKKTTQQNAKYPDLVALANRSGNPPDVFMIPQVPSVAEQVAKGWLHPLDEWATPAWQSRFPEGTFLEGANVFDGKVYSAPLKGSGPQLQLYIHHGVFKSAGLTNPDGSVKIPRTWDEVTSAAQTITKKSGGKSYGFGFGNADGIGVLAWWLDLFVRGAGAPGGAPTVPGTGMDYRVGKWTFGTDRAYADFLELFVEWKKRGFFHPNSVSLSDEAARAFFERGKFGMTVGGVWNQPEWTQHKFTDYSLVTLPSPTATPKGFYYADPVGNGTFAAVSAKSKKAHEGFQWLDALTSPAAGRRWVEDLNGVSAHPTDNDPDGIDSKPFAAFIGMTEQVLRGPVPLVRNPELAGVAPGVPKPDIGDVVTGVYTGQIKDVQGALSSLADKKFQLLSDAVAAVAKQGKKVSTSDYVFADWDPTKPYTTKKKA; encoded by the coding sequence ATGACTTCGTCGAACGTCTCCAGACGCGGCCTCCTGCGCACCGCCGCACTCGGCGCCGGCACCCTCGCCCTGGGCGGCGGCCTGAGCGCGTGCGGCTCCGGCTCCCCCTCCTCGGCGGCGGACGCGCTCACCTACTGGGACTGGTACGTCACCCAAGCCCCCTGGGTGGACAAGGAGATCGAGCTCTTCGAGAAGGGCCACAGCGGCGTCAGCGTCAAGAAGACCACCCAACAGAACGCCAAGTACCCGGACTTGGTCGCGCTCGCCAACCGCAGCGGCAACCCGCCGGACGTCTTCATGATCCCGCAGGTCCCCAGCGTCGCCGAGCAGGTCGCCAAGGGCTGGCTGCACCCGCTCGACGAGTGGGCGACCCCGGCATGGCAGTCACGCTTCCCCGAGGGCACCTTCCTGGAAGGCGCCAACGTCTTCGACGGCAAGGTCTATTCGGCCCCGCTGAAGGGCTCCGGCCCCCAACTCCAGCTCTACATCCACCACGGCGTCTTCAAGTCCGCCGGCCTGACGAACCCCGACGGCAGCGTCAAGATCCCCAGGACCTGGGACGAGGTCACCAGCGCCGCCCAGACGATCACCAAGAAGAGCGGCGGCAAGTCGTACGGCTTCGGCTTCGGCAACGCCGACGGCATCGGCGTCCTCGCCTGGTGGCTGGACCTGTTCGTCCGCGGCGCCGGCGCACCCGGCGGCGCGCCCACCGTGCCCGGCACCGGCATGGACTACCGCGTCGGCAAGTGGACGTTCGGCACCGACCGGGCGTACGCCGACTTCCTGGAACTGTTCGTCGAGTGGAAGAAGCGCGGCTTCTTCCACCCCAACTCCGTGAGCCTGTCCGACGAAGCCGCCCGCGCGTTCTTCGAGCGCGGCAAGTTCGGCATGACCGTCGGCGGCGTGTGGAACCAACCCGAGTGGACCCAGCACAAGTTCACCGACTACAGCCTGGTCACCCTGCCCTCGCCGACCGCGACACCGAAGGGCTTCTACTACGCCGACCCGGTCGGCAACGGCACCTTCGCCGCGGTCTCCGCCAAGAGCAAGAAGGCACACGAGGGGTTCCAGTGGCTCGACGCGCTGACGTCCCCCGCCGCCGGGCGCCGCTGGGTCGAGGACCTCAACGGCGTCTCGGCCCACCCCACGGACAACGACCCGGACGGCATCGACTCCAAGCCCTTCGCCGCCTTCATCGGCATGACCGAGCAGGTACTGCGCGGCCCGGTGCCCCTTGTGCGCAACCCGGAACTGGCCGGTGTCGCGCCCGGCGTCCCCAAGCCGGACATCGGCGATGTGGTCACCGGCGTCTACACGGGTCAGATCAAGGACGTGCAGGGCGCGTTGAGCAGCCTGGCCGACAAGAAGTTCCAGCTCCTGTCCGACGCGGTCGCCGCAGTGGCCAAGCAGGGCAAGAAGGTCAGCACGTCCGACTACGTCTTCGCGGACTGGGACCCCACCAAGCCGTACACCACGAAGAAGAAGGCGTGA
- a CDS encoding LacI family DNA-binding transcriptional regulator, translated as MAQGRGSAGRATIRDVASRAGVSVATVSRILSGAYTAPPATHERVMQAVHDLDYVVNANARSLNTASGMVAMVVNDITSPFFMNVASGVEEQAVADGRVCLVCSTQGVPERELSVIELMRQRGAEAVILVGGMAETEEHLAQLTVAAEGLDRAGARLVLCARPWKGGAKAPVDVVECDMESGAFAATSHLLSAGHTRVAHLAGPHEFSVAGQRLEGYERALRAHGVKPDPALVAESDMTRESGYEAACRLLTDTDATAIFCASDMSAAGTIAAARDLGRSVPDDLSVVGFDDIPLAEDLYPRLTTVHVPQQELGRSATRLALHRRPMDPPSRRVVLGSHVVVRQSVAPPARLNTAGKVDS; from the coding sequence ATGGCTCAAGGTCGGGGTTCCGCAGGCCGGGCGACGATCCGTGACGTGGCATCGCGCGCGGGCGTGTCCGTCGCGACCGTCTCGCGGATTCTCAGCGGGGCGTACACCGCTCCCCCGGCGACGCACGAACGGGTCATGCAGGCCGTGCACGACCTCGACTACGTGGTCAACGCCAACGCCCGTTCCCTGAACACGGCTTCGGGGATGGTGGCGATGGTGGTCAACGACATCACCTCGCCGTTCTTCATGAACGTCGCCTCCGGAGTGGAGGAACAGGCCGTCGCCGACGGCCGGGTCTGCCTGGTCTGTTCCACCCAGGGTGTCCCGGAACGCGAGTTGTCGGTGATCGAGCTGATGCGTCAGCGGGGTGCGGAGGCCGTCATCCTGGTCGGCGGCATGGCCGAGACCGAGGAGCATCTCGCCCAACTCACGGTCGCCGCCGAGGGGTTGGACCGGGCCGGTGCCCGTCTGGTGCTCTGCGCCCGGCCGTGGAAGGGCGGCGCGAAGGCGCCGGTGGACGTGGTGGAGTGCGACATGGAGAGCGGCGCCTTCGCCGCCACCAGTCATCTGCTGTCCGCCGGTCACACCCGGGTGGCCCATCTGGCGGGCCCGCACGAGTTCAGCGTGGCGGGCCAGCGCCTCGAAGGGTACGAACGGGCGCTGCGCGCACACGGCGTCAAGCCCGACCCGGCGCTCGTCGCCGAGAGCGACATGACCCGCGAGTCCGGCTACGAGGCGGCCTGCCGCCTGCTGACCGACACCGATGCCACGGCGATCTTCTGCGCGAGCGACATGAGCGCGGCCGGTACCATCGCCGCCGCCCGTGACCTGGGCCGCTCGGTCCCCGACGACCTCTCCGTGGTCGGCTTCGACGACATCCCGCTCGCCGAGGACCTCTACCCCCGGCTGACCACCGTGCACGTCCCGCAGCAGGAGCTCGGCCGCTCCGCGACCCGCCTCGCCCTGCACCGCCGTCCCATGGACCCGCCGAGCCGCCGTGTGGTGCTCGGCTCGCACGTCGTCGTACGCCAGTCGGTGGCGCCCCCGGCCCGCCTCAACACCGCTGGAAAGGTGGACAGTTGA
- a CDS encoding DUF2264 domain-containing protein has protein sequence MIPEDRLLSPHTGWTRTHWEALADAQLTAVRPYATDRHALLHLPGPASRNGRHSDGLEGFARTFLLAGFRLAHSGDNDPHDHTSWYAEGLTAGTDPHSPDHWPSMRECGQAKVECASVAIALHETRRWIWDRLDDGVRQRIVAWMTDLLGSEVPDNNWVWFRAITSAFLRSVGAPWSAPDIDHAIARTEAWYAGEGWYADGGGTGGPLRHFDYYSGWAMHYYPLWYCRISGADADPALLPRYRARLRRYLDDAQHLVGADGAPLYQGRSLTYRYAMLCPLWAGAVFDATPLPAGRTRRLASGVLRHFTEAGCFDGRGLQPLGWHGEFTAIRQPYSGPGSPYWSSKGFAGLVLSADHPVWAEKEEALPIVTRDVRRTLTAPGWLVSGTAADGVVRVVNHGSDHAFGDGTAPEADDPVYSRLAYASHVAPDSTESSLNDPVDSHIALLDAEERPSHRRPLTRLHLGVRTAVSRHQAHWPVGPVPAPYAHDPAPRFRTGPWITTASVLNGPLEVRLARVDGPVQEPLRLRLGGYCLADVEPPGMHLESQPAAWARRPTGLSSTVIGLRGFDEAGIATARDANAFGPHSATPWLATTSEVQPGTVYAALVCLSGVVAGPGAAEAVRLEVCYDGDGSALASVTWPDGTSDNVRLEPPS, from the coding sequence TTGATACCGGAGGACCGTCTCCTCTCCCCGCACACCGGCTGGACGCGAACGCACTGGGAGGCGCTGGCCGACGCCCAACTGACCGCCGTCCGCCCGTACGCCACCGACCGGCACGCCCTGCTCCATCTGCCGGGCCCCGCCAGCCGCAACGGCCGGCACAGCGACGGCCTCGAAGGCTTCGCCCGCACCTTCCTCCTCGCCGGCTTCCGCCTGGCCCACTCCGGCGACAACGACCCGCACGACCACACCAGTTGGTACGCCGAGGGCCTGACCGCCGGGACGGACCCGCACTCGCCGGACCACTGGCCGAGCATGCGCGAGTGCGGGCAGGCCAAGGTGGAGTGCGCGTCGGTGGCGATCGCGCTGCACGAGACCCGGCGCTGGATCTGGGACCGGCTGGACGACGGCGTACGGCAGCGGATCGTCGCCTGGATGACGGACCTGCTCGGCAGCGAGGTCCCCGACAACAACTGGGTCTGGTTCAGGGCGATCACGTCGGCGTTCCTGCGCTCGGTCGGTGCCCCGTGGAGCGCGCCCGACATCGACCACGCGATCGCGCGCACGGAGGCCTGGTACGCGGGCGAGGGCTGGTACGCCGACGGGGGCGGCACCGGCGGCCCGCTGCGCCACTTCGACTACTACTCGGGCTGGGCCATGCACTACTACCCGCTCTGGTACTGCCGCATCTCCGGCGCCGACGCGGACCCCGCCCTGCTCCCCCGCTACCGGGCCCGGCTGCGCCGCTACTTGGACGACGCCCAGCACCTGGTGGGGGCGGACGGCGCCCCGCTGTACCAGGGCCGCTCCCTGACGTACCGCTACGCGATGCTGTGCCCGCTGTGGGCGGGCGCCGTCTTCGACGCCACTCCCCTGCCGGCGGGCCGTACCCGCCGCCTCGCGAGCGGAGTCCTACGGCACTTCACCGAGGCCGGCTGCTTCGACGGGCGCGGGCTCCAACCGCTGGGCTGGCACGGGGAGTTTACGGCCATCCGGCAGCCGTACTCGGGGCCCGGCTCGCCGTACTGGTCGAGCAAGGGCTTCGCCGGGCTGGTGCTGTCGGCGGACCACCCGGTGTGGGCGGAGAAGGAGGAGGCGCTGCCGATCGTGACCCGGGACGTGCGGCGGACGTTGACCGCCCCGGGGTGGCTCGTCTCCGGTACGGCGGCGGACGGTGTCGTCCGCGTCGTCAACCACGGCAGCGACCACGCCTTCGGTGACGGCACCGCCCCCGAGGCGGACGATCCGGTCTACAGCCGCCTCGCCTACGCCTCTCACGTCGCCCCCGACAGCACGGAGTCGAGCCTGAACGACCCGGTCGACTCGCACATCGCGCTGCTCGACGCCGAGGAACGGCCGTCCCACCGGCGCCCGTTGACCCGCCTGCACCTGGGTGTACGCACGGCCGTCTCCCGCCATCAAGCACACTGGCCGGTCGGCCCGGTGCCCGCCCCGTACGCCCACGATCCCGCGCCCAGGTTCCGTACGGGTCCGTGGATCACGACGGCGTCCGTGCTGAACGGGCCGCTGGAGGTGCGGCTCGCGCGCGTCGATGGACCGGTCCAGGAACCGCTGCGGCTGCGCCTCGGCGGCTACTGCCTGGCCGACGTCGAACCGCCGGGCATGCACCTGGAGTCACAGCCGGCCGCCTGGGCACGCCGCCCGACCGGCCTGTCCAGCACGGTGATCGGGCTGCGCGGTTTCGACGAGGCGGGCATCGCCACCGCGCGCGACGCCAACGCCTTCGGGCCGCACTCGGCGACACCCTGGCTCGCCACCACGTCGGAGGTCCAACCGGGCACGGTGTACGCCGCGTTGGTCTGTCTCTCCGGGGTGGTCGCGGGTCCGGGCGCCGCCGAAGCCGTACGGCTGGAGGTCTGTTACGACGGTGACGGCAGCGCCCTCGCCTCCGTCACGTGGCCCGACGGGACGTCGGACAACGTCCGCCTGGAACCACCGAGTTGA
- a CDS encoding glycoside hydrolase family 6 protein: MRWKALLTTDSLKTVSFRTALICLLVAPLSLVATGSASAASPVSLTSGFYSNPDSGPAVWVRNNPSDSRAARIQSAIASQPIARWFANESAGIGPAVSGYVGAADSHDKLPVLVAYNIPGRDACGGESSGGAGSVAAYRTWISTFAAAVGTHPAVVVIEPDALSDFSCLTSAQISDRLAMLSYATQMFQQKAPNTWAYLDAGHTNWVAPATMASRLRSAGVANIRGFSLNVSNFYTTPSSETYGNSINSALGGGSHFVVDTSRNGNGSNGEWCNPAGRKLGVTPRVGGAEDLLLWVKTPGNSDGQCGVAPTVPAGQFSPDLAVRLIDGT, encoded by the coding sequence ATGCGTTGGAAAGCCCTGCTCACAACCGACTCGCTGAAGACCGTTTCATTCAGAACTGCCCTGATCTGTCTGCTCGTTGCGCCGCTGTCGCTCGTGGCGACCGGTTCGGCGTCCGCCGCCAGCCCGGTCTCCCTGACGAGCGGCTTCTACTCCAACCCCGACTCCGGCCCGGCCGTCTGGGTCCGCAACAACCCTTCCGACTCCCGCGCCGCACGCATCCAGTCGGCCATCGCGTCCCAGCCGATCGCCCGCTGGTTCGCCAACGAGAGCGCGGGCATCGGACCGGCCGTGTCCGGCTACGTCGGCGCCGCCGACAGCCACGACAAACTGCCGGTCCTGGTCGCGTACAACATCCCGGGCCGGGACGCGTGCGGCGGCGAGTCCTCCGGCGGCGCGGGCAGCGTGGCCGCCTACCGCACCTGGATCTCCACCTTCGCGGCGGCCGTCGGCACCCACCCCGCCGTCGTCGTCATCGAGCCGGACGCGTTGTCGGACTTCAGCTGCCTGACCAGCGCCCAGATCAGCGACCGCCTCGCGATGCTCTCCTACGCCACCCAGATGTTCCAGCAGAAGGCGCCCAACACCTGGGCCTACCTCGACGCCGGACACACCAACTGGGTCGCCCCGGCGACCATGGCGAGCCGCCTGAGGTCAGCCGGCGTCGCCAACATCCGCGGCTTCTCCCTGAACGTCTCGAACTTCTACACCACCCCGTCCTCGGAGACCTACGGCAACTCGATCAACTCGGCGCTCGGCGGCGGCTCCCACTTCGTCGTCGACACCAGCCGCAACGGCAACGGCTCCAACGGCGAATGGTGCAACCCCGCCGGACGGAAACTCGGCGTCACCCCACGGGTGGGCGGTGCCGAGGACCTGCTGCTGTGGGTCAAGACACCGGGCAACTCCGACGGGCAGTGCGGCGTCGCACCGACCGTGCCCGCAGGGCAGTTCAGTCCCGATCTCGCCGTCAGGCTCATCGACGGCACGTGA
- a CDS encoding glycoside hydrolase family 9 protein — MFRRTSFRKTRFRRTRWAVVFLAPALTVATLAATPVLPVTSAHAADAPYERVLNGTFDNGKTSWWSSGNTPSTVSLGRLCADVPGGTVNVWDSMIGQNDIPLEAGQPYTLRFTASATRDVSIHAVLQLPAAPFTTTLNKTAAVTTTPKTFQFTGNSTAANLHAQLSFQQGGAAQPFTLCLDDVSLTGGAIPPGGGRDFGSPVRTNQYGYAVHGPKKASIVNSSTKPVRWRLLDASGELVKSGRTDVQGTDAASGDHVHIADFSSVRKAGTGYTLVVGDATSYPFAIADNPYTSLRKDALGYFYDVRSGTPIEAQYAGDAYARPAGHVGVAPNKGDTNVPCLPGTCDYSLDVQGGWYDAGDQGKYVVNGALADWQLMDSYERSRAEGDTAGLRDGLLSIPENHNGVPDVLDESRWETEFLLSMQVPAGEPLAGMVHHKVHDLAWTALPTRPDQDSQPRYLHAPSTAATLNLAAAGAQCARVWARYDAAFAHTCLTAAETAWKAALAHPDVYAPSSDSVGGGAYADTDVSDEFSWAATELYATTHDRAYLSRIDTEITPAGFSWRDTGALADLTVVRLPSRFPARMVAAARKRVLAVADGFVRDERSQGYPNPNLPTDGAYVWGSNSVTANNAMVIATAYDLTHRDGYRSAVLESLDYLLGRNALNQSFVTGYGTQASHNQHNRIWAHQIDANLPSPPPGSLAGGPDSALQDPVAQQNLVGCAPATCYIDDIYSYSTNEIAINWNSALAWVATFAADSAR; from the coding sequence ATGTTCCGCAGGACCAGCTTCCGTAAGACCAGATTCCGCAGGACCAGATGGGCCGTGGTCTTTCTCGCGCCCGCCCTGACCGTCGCCACACTGGCCGCGACCCCCGTGCTTCCCGTGACGTCCGCGCACGCCGCCGACGCCCCCTACGAACGGGTGCTCAACGGCACGTTCGACAACGGCAAGACCTCCTGGTGGAGCAGCGGCAACACGCCCTCCACCGTCAGCCTGGGCCGCCTGTGCGCCGACGTCCCCGGCGGGACCGTCAACGTCTGGGACTCGATGATCGGCCAGAACGACATCCCGCTGGAGGCCGGCCAGCCCTACACGCTGCGCTTCACGGCCTCCGCCACCCGGGACGTGTCGATCCACGCCGTACTACAGCTGCCCGCCGCCCCGTTCACGACCACCCTCAACAAGACCGCCGCCGTCACCACCACACCCAAGACCTTCCAGTTCACCGGCAACTCCACCGCCGCCAACCTGCACGCCCAACTCTCCTTCCAACAGGGCGGCGCCGCCCAGCCGTTCACCCTCTGCCTCGACGACGTCTCCCTCACCGGCGGCGCGATACCACCCGGCGGCGGACGCGACTTCGGCTCCCCGGTGCGGACGAACCAGTACGGCTACGCGGTCCACGGTCCCAAGAAGGCGTCGATCGTCAACTCCTCGACGAAGCCCGTGCGTTGGCGTCTGCTCGACGCCTCGGGTGAGCTCGTGAAGTCGGGCCGCACCGACGTCCAGGGCACGGACGCCGCCTCCGGCGACCATGTGCACATCGCCGACTTCAGCTCGGTGCGCAAGGCCGGAACGGGATACACACTCGTGGTCGGCGACGCGACCAGCTACCCGTTCGCCATCGCGGACAACCCGTACACGTCCCTGCGCAAGGACGCACTCGGCTACTTCTACGACGTCCGCAGCGGCACGCCCATCGAGGCGCAGTACGCCGGTGACGCCTACGCCCGGCCCGCGGGACATGTCGGCGTGGCGCCCAACAAGGGCGACACCAACGTGCCCTGCCTGCCCGGCACTTGCGACTACTCCCTGGACGTCCAGGGCGGTTGGTACGACGCGGGCGACCAGGGCAAGTACGTCGTCAACGGGGCCCTTGCGGACTGGCAGTTGATGGATTCCTACGAGCGCTCGCGCGCCGAGGGCGACACCGCCGGGCTGCGCGACGGACTGCTGAGCATCCCCGAGAACCACAACGGCGTCCCGGACGTCCTCGACGAGTCCCGCTGGGAGACGGAGTTCCTGCTGAGCATGCAGGTCCCGGCGGGCGAACCGCTGGCCGGAATGGTCCACCACAAGGTCCACGACCTGGCCTGGACCGCCCTGCCCACCCGGCCCGACCAGGACTCCCAACCCCGTTACCTGCACGCCCCGTCCACGGCCGCGACCCTCAACCTGGCTGCCGCGGGCGCCCAGTGCGCCCGGGTCTGGGCCCGCTACGACGCCGCCTTCGCGCACACGTGCCTGACCGCCGCCGAGACCGCCTGGAAGGCCGCGCTCGCCCACCCCGACGTGTACGCCCCGAGCAGCGACAGCGTCGGCGGCGGAGCGTACGCCGACACCGACGTGAGCGACGAATTCTCCTGGGCCGCAACGGAGTTGTACGCCACCACGCACGACCGCGCCTACCTGTCCCGCATCGACACGGAGATCACCCCGGCCGGGTTCTCCTGGCGGGACACCGGCGCGCTGGCCGACCTCACCGTCGTCCGGCTGCCGAGCCGCTTCCCCGCCCGCATGGTCGCCGCCGCCCGCAAGCGGGTCCTCGCCGTCGCCGACGGGTTCGTACGGGATGAACGGTCACAGGGCTACCCGAACCCCAACCTGCCCACCGACGGCGCCTACGTCTGGGGCTCCAACAGCGTCACCGCGAACAACGCCATGGTCATCGCGACCGCCTACGACCTCACCCACCGGGACGGCTACCGCAGCGCCGTCCTGGAGTCGCTGGACTACCTCCTCGGCCGCAACGCCCTGAACCAGTCCTTCGTCACCGGCTACGGCACCCAGGCCAGCCACAACCAGCACAACCGCATCTGGGCCCACCAGATCGACGCCAACCTGCCGAGCCCGCCGCCCGGTTCACTGGCCGGCGGCCCCGACTCGGCCCTCCAGGACCCGGTCGCGCAACAGAACCTGGTCGGTTGCGCCCCCGCCACCTGCTACATCGACGACATCTACTCGTACTCGACCAACGAGATCGCCATCAACTGGAACTCCGCGCTCGCCTGGGTGGCGACCTTCGCCGCCGACTCCGCGCGCTGA